Proteins from a single region of Nomia melanderi isolate GNS246 chromosome 9, iyNomMela1, whole genome shotgun sequence:
- the LOC116427791 gene encoding uncharacterized protein LOC116427791 isoform X20, producing the protein MTGEEGKYGGGTGTGGVVGSGNTTTNVTDNANNVNANVHANVNANINVSQQNGGPEKAPVVGGTNVETLPRAGKQSDPSTAFLRAARAGQLEKVLEYLESGVDINASNANGLNALHLAAKDGHLEIVRELLNRGAVVDAATKKGNTALHIASLAGQEEVVQLLVQRGASVNAQSQNGFTPLYMAAQENHDSVVKYLLSKGANQTLATEDGFTPLAVAMQQGHDKVVAVLLENDTRGKVRLPALHIAAKKDDCKAAALLLQNDHNPDVTSKSGFTPLHIAAHYGNDRIASLLYDRGADVNFAAKHNITPMHVAAKWGKIKMVNLLMSKGANIEAKTRDGLTPLHCAARSGHHEVVDILIEKGAPIGSKTKNGLAPLHMASQGDHVDAARILLYHRAPVDEVTVDYLTALHVAAHCGHVRVAKLLLDRNADPNARALNGFTPLHIACKKYRLKVVELLLKHKASIEATTESGLTPLHVASFMGCMNIVIYLLQHAANPDIPTVRGETPLHLAARANQTDIIRILLRNGAQVDARAREEQTPLHVASRLGNVDIVMLLLQHGADVDATTKDLYTPLHIAAKEGQEEVASVLLENGASLTATTKKGFTPLHLAAKYGNMKVARLLLQKNAPVDAQGKNGVTPLHVASHYDHQNVALLLLDRGASPHAMAKNGHTPLHIAARKNQMDIATTLLEYGAKANAESKAGFTPLHLSAQEGHTDMSTLLIEHRADTNHKAKNGLTPLHLCAQEDKVNVASILVKNGAQIDAKTKAGYTPLHVAAHFGQAAMVRFLLRSGAAVDSSTNAGYTPLHQAAQQGHTVVITLLLEGKAKPNTTTNNGQTALDIAQKLGYISVIETLKVVTETVITTTHTITIEEKYKVQAPESMQETFMSDSEDEGGEDPMLSDQQQYRYMTVDDMKSMADDSMRVNVTDDERDNRHSGAPTITEMITKENYQRTNAANLKPDNVDINRHPVHVGFLVSFLVDARGGAMRGCRHSGVRVIVPPRKAAMPMRVTCRYLRRDKLTNPPPLMEGEALASRILELGPVGAKFLGPVIIEVPHFASLRGKEREIVILRSDNGETWREHTLEASEEAVQDVLNESFEGEELSQLEDLQTSRIVRILTADFPHYFAVVSRIRQEVHAVGPEGGTVSSSAVPQVQAVFPPAALTKKIRVGLQAHPIPADLVAKLLGNRVAVSPIVTVEPRRRKFHKPITLTIPVPQAANKGMINQYSGDAPTLRLLCSITGGQSRAVWEDVTGSTPLTFVKDCVSFTTTVSARFWLMDCRNISEATKMATELYTHATHVPFMAKFVVFAKRVDPLEARLRVFCMTDDKEDKTLENQEHFTEVAKSRDVEVLEGKTQYMEFSGNLVPVLKSGEQLQLPFRAFKENRVPFTARVKDPDAADMMGRIMFMSEPKVPKGELPQTPICTLNILLPEKISPEPAVSEVDLLELSKNYSFLRDGGISRPDTIHRATIRLTDIANLLGSDWEKLAEELNIPPNEVSSIKEEYSNKPARQAAAMLKIWQKDANKATGNSIEKALNKIGREDIVKKCIFNVELVTDDVEKAVARVRLDQPGFDSLKEELGPSRDTSLRRDAKMDPKMDPDYDLNRTKDSESVEDLSITGTKHDTPTKQHVTITNGTVFNGTSTPIKDKYASEEKELGDVMAEFLEQKCHVADTMSKKSRDEVDEDERRRRVIADANRIVSDVTEEAARRAQSLADQAYTMSKAESDFLQHSEPSFMETTTTEVDPETQERITRTVTQVITTTSGTISDTDELRDSMQKIVSRFMMEESDD; encoded by the exons AGCGATCCCAGCACGGCTTTCCTTCGAGCAGCTCGTGCAGGGCAGTTGGAAAAGGTTTTGGAATACCTGGAATCGGGAGTGGACATTAATGCTTCGAATGCT AATGGCTTGAACGCTTTACACCTGGCAGCTAAAGATGGACACTTGGAAATCGTCCGAGAACTTCTTAACCGTGGCGCAGTGGTTGATGCCGCTACCAAAAAGGGAAACACCGCATTACATATAGCTTCTCTTG CTGGACAGGAGGAGGTGGTACAATTGCTCGTACAACGAGGTGCTTCTGTCAATGCACAGTCACAAAATGGATTCACACCACTTTATATGGCTGCACAGGAGAATCATGATTCGGTAGTCAAATACCTTTTAAGTAAAGGCGCTAATCAAACATTGGCCACCGAG GATGGCTTCACCCCATTAGCAGTAGCGATGCAACAGGGCCACGACAAGGTGGTGGCAGTTCTATTGGAAAATGACACTCGTGGTAAAGTTCGATTGCCTGCCCTCCACATTGCTGCCAAGAAAGACGATTGCAAAGCGGCTGCCCTACTTTTACAA AACGATCACAATCCCGACGTAACATCGAAGAGCGGCTTCACGCCGCTCCATATTGCTGCTCATTATGGCAACGACCGAATCGCTTCCTTGCTTTACGACAGAGGAGCCGACGTTAATTTCGCTGCAAAG cacAATATTACGCCAATGCACGTGGCAGCAAAATGGGGCAAAATCAAAATGGTGAATCTTCTGATGAGTAAGGGAGCGAATATCGAAGCGAAAACGAGAGACGGCCTTACACCCCTCCATTGCGCGGCACGGTCGGGTCACCACGAGGTAGTTGACATTTTGATAGAGAAGGGTGCACCAATCGGCTCGAAGACGAAG AACGGTCTTGCTCCGTTGCACATGGCTTCTCAAGGAGATCATGTTGACGCTGCGAGGATATTATTGTATCATCGTGCACCCGTAGACGAAGTGACGGTAGATTACTTGACGGCGCTACACGTGGCAGCTCATTGCGGACACGTACGGGTGGCTAAACTTCTTCTCGATAGAAACGCCGATCCGAACGCACGAGCTCTAAACGGCTTTACTCCACTCCATATTGCCTGTAAGAAGTACAGACTGAAGGTCGTTGAGCTCCTTTTAAAGCACAAAGCTAGCATCGAGGCTACAACAGAG TCTGGATTGACGCCCCTACACGTAGCAAGTTTTATGGGGTGCATGAACATAgtgatttatttattgcaaCATGCAGCTAATCCTGATATACCAACTGTAAGGGGCGAAACGCCTTTGCATTTAGCTGCGCGAGCGAATCAGACTGATATTATCAGGATACTTCTTAGAAATGGTGCCCAAGTTGACGCAAGAGCACGG GAAGAGCAAACACCTCTACACGTTGCTTCCCGATTGGGCAATGTTGACATTGTAATGCTATTACTTCAACATGGTGCAGATGTAGATGCTACCACAAAAGATTTATACACACCGCTTCATATCGCTGCCAAAGAAGGTCAAGAAGAG GTGGCATCCGTTTTGTTGGAAAATGGTGCATCGCTTACCGCTACGACCAAAAAGGGATTCACTCCGTTGCATTTGGCAGCTAAATATGGTAACATGAAAGTAGCAAGACTATTGTTGCAGAAGAATGCACCAGTCGATGCTCAAGGAAAG AATGGAGTAACACCGCTTCATGTGGCATCTCATTATGATCATCAAAATGTGGCGCTACTTCTACTAGATAGGGGCGCGTCGCCTCATGCTATGGCTAAAAATGGTCACACACCACTGCATATTGCTGCACGTAAAAATCAG ATGGATATTGCAACTACTTTATTAGAATATGGAGCGAAAGCAAATGCAGAATCAAAAGCAGGATTTACGCCGCTACATTTGAGTGCGCAAGAAGGCCATACCGATATGTCAACGCTTCTCATCGAGCACAGAGCAGACACAAATCACAAAGCAAAG AATGGCCTCACGCCGCTTCACTTGTGCGCACAAGAGGACAAAGTTAATGTTGCCTCCATCCTAGTTAAAAATGGTGCTCAGATTGATGCTAAAACAAAG GCTGGTTACACTCCACTACACGTGGCAGCTCATTTTGGTCAAGCAGCTATGGTCCGATTCCTTTTGCGATCTGGTGCAGCTGTTGACAGTAGTACAAATGCAGGATACACGCCGTTGCATCAAGCTGCGCAACAGGGTCATACAGTagtaattactttattgttagaGGGAAAAGCTAAGCCGAACACTACAACTAAT aATGGTCAAACCGCGTTGGATATTGCACAAAAACTTGGTTACATTAGCGTCATCGAAACTTTGAAAGTAGTTACCGAAACCGTTATTACGACAACTCACACTATTACTATCGAAGAGAAATATAAAGTTCAAGCGCCGGAATCAATGCAAGAAACATTCATGAGCGATAGCGAAGACGAAGGTG GTGAGGATCCGATGCTAAGCGACCAACAGCAGTATCGATACATGACTGTTGACGATATGAAGTCCATGGCGGATGACTCGATGCGCGTCAACGTGACAGACGACGAGAGGGACAATCGGCATTCTGGAG CGCCAACTATAACCGAGATGATCACGAAAGAGAATTATCAACGAACGAATGCTGCCAATCTCAAACCAGATAACGTTGATATCAACAGGCACCCAGTGCACGTCGG CTTCCTGGTTTCCTTTTTGGTGGACGCACGAGGGGGTGCGATGCGGGGCTGTAGGCATAGCGGTGTCCGCGTAATCGTTCCCCCTAGAAAAGCTGCGATGCCGATGCGCGTCACCTGTAGATACCTCAGGCGGGACAAATTGACCAATCCACCACCTTTGATGGAAGGGGAGGCTTTGGCCAGCCGCATCCTTGAACTGGGACCTGTGGGTGCGAAGTTCTTAGG GCCAGTGATTATAGAGGTGCCTCACTTTGCTTCGTTGCGAGGAAAGGAACGAGAAATAGTAATACTTCGATCGGACAACGGAGAAACTTGGCGCGAGCACACCTTGGAAGCCAGCGAGGAGGCGGTCCAGGATGTGCTTAATGAGAGCTTTGAAGGAGAAG aattaAGCCAGCTCGAGGATCTCCAAACTTCCCGAATCGTAAGGATACTGACTGCAGACTTCCCACATTACTTTGCAGTAGTGTCTCGCATTAGGCAAGAGGTCCATGCAGTTGGTCCGGAAGGCGGCACAGTGTCATCATCGGCTGTCCCGCAAGTCCAAGCTGTTTTCCCACCAGCAGCTCTTACCAAAAAAATTCGAGTTGGTCTTCAG GCGCATCCGATACCAGCAGACCTGGTAGCTAAGCTGCTGGGCAACCGAGTGGCGGTATCGCCGATCGTAACCGTTGAACCACGGCGTAGGAAATTCCACAAACCGATAACCTTAACAATACCAGTGCCGCAGGCAGCCAACAAAGGCATGATCAATCAATATTCTGGGGACGCGCCAACGTTGAGACTTCTGTGCAGCATAACTG GGGGTCAGTCTCGGGCAGTCTGGGAGGATGTCACAGGTTCGACGCCGCTCACGTTCGTCAAAGATTGCGTTTCCTTTACTACCACAGTATCCGCTCGCTTCTGGTTAATGGATTGTCGGAATATTTCCGAAGCCACGAAAATGGCTACAGAGCTATACACACATGCGACACACGTACCTTTCATGGCTAA ATTTGTAGTATTTGCAAAGCGAGTAGATCCGCTGGAAGCAAGGCTTCGCGTCTTCTGTATGACTGACGACAAAGAAGACAAGACTCTGGAGAATCAAGAGCATTTCACGGAAGTCGCGAAGAGTCGAGATGTCGAG GTTTTAGAAGGAAAGACGCAGTACATGGAGTTTTCGGGCAACCTAGTTCCAGTATTGAAGAGCGGCGAGCAATTACAGTTGCCGTTTAGAGCGTTCAAGGAGAATAGAGTTCCGTTCACAGCAAGAGTAAAAGATCCGGACGCTGCGGACATGATGGGCCGCATTATGTTCATGAGCGAGCCGAAGGTTCCTAAGGGCGAGCTGCCTCAGACACCGATTTGCACGTTAAATATCCTACTGCCAGAGAAAATATCACCGGAACCAGCTGTCTCGGAGGTCGATCTGTTGGAGCTCTCGAAGAATTATAGTTTTCTACGCGACGGTGGCATAA GTCGTCCAGACACTATTCACAGAGCAACAATAAGATTAACTGATATTGCGAATTTGTTGGGCTCCGACTGGGAGAAGCTCGCGGAGGAATTGAACATACCACCGAACGAGGTGTCCTCCATTAAGGAGGAGTATTCTAATAAACCTGCCCGGCAGGCCGCGGCGATGCTGAAGATCTGGCAGAAAGATGCAAACAAGGCTACAG GAAACTCTATCGAAAAGGCACTAAATAAGATTGGCCGCGAGGACATCGTGAAAAAGTGTATATTTAACGTGGAATTGGTGACCGACGACGTGGAAAAAGCTGTCGCCAGAGTCCGACTGGATCAACCTGGATTCGATTCTTTGAAAGAAGAATTGGGACCTTCTAGGGACACTTCCTTGCGCCGCGACGCGAAAATGGATCCGAAGATGGATCCGGATTACGATCTTAATAGAACTAAG GATTCTGAATCCGTGGAAGACCTCAGTATTACTGGCACTAAACACGATACACCAA CAAAACAGCATGTCACGATCACAAACGGCACTGTATTCAACGGAACCTCGACCCCCATCAAAGATAAGTACGCGAGCGAGGAGAAAGAGCTTGGGGACGTAATGGCCGAGTTTCTCGAACAGAAATGTCACGTGGCCGACACGATGAGTAAAAAGTCACGTGACGAGGTCGACGAAGACGAGCGACGACGAAGGGTGATCGCGGATGCCAACCGAATTGTCTCCG